One Caldisericia bacterium genomic window carries:
- a CDS encoding 30S ribosomal protein S12 translates to MPTINQLLRKPRKKVLSKSRSKDLEGNPFKRGVCIKVYTTTPKKPNSALRKVAKVRLSNGREVIAYIPGIGHNLQEHSVVLVRGGRVKDLPGVRYHIVRGVYDAAGVEGRMQSRSKYGAKRPRKSPQGGE, encoded by the coding sequence TGCCAACAATTAATCAACTTTTAAGAAAACCAAGGAAGAAAGTTTTATCCAAGTCTCGTTCAAAGGACTTGGAGGGAAACCCTTTTAAGAGAGGGGTGTGTATTAAAGTTTATACAACCACCCCTAAGAAACCTAATTCAGCTTTGAGAAAGGTGGCGAAGGTAAGGTTGTCCAATGGAAGAGAGGTAATAGCTTACATTCCTGGAATTGGACACAATCTTCAGGAACACTCTGTTGTGCTCGTAAGAGGTGGAAGGGTTAAAGACCTTCCAGGTGTGAGATACCACATTGTAAGGGGTGTATATGATGCTGCTGGTGTTGAAGGTAGAATGCAGAGTAGAAGTAAGTATGGTGCCAAGAGACCAAGGAAGAGTCCTCAGGGAGGTGAGTAA
- the rpsG gene encoding 30S ribosomal protein S7 has protein sequence MPRKGPAPKRQIDPDPIYGSVLVHKLINKVMIGGRKELARKIVYSALKMVEEKTGKKGDEIVAEVLEKARPLVELKPRRVGGATYQIPVEVEPQRGITIALMWLVKFARKRGEKRMEQRLAKEMLDILQGQGATMKKREETHKMAEANRAFAHFRW, from the coding sequence ATGCCAAGAAAGGGTCCTGCTCCTAAAAGACAGATTGATCCAGATCCAATATACGGGAGTGTCCTTGTCCATAAACTTATAAACAAGGTAATGATTGGTGGAAGGAAGGAGCTTGCAAGAAAGATTGTTTACTCTGCTCTTAAGATGGTGGAGGAGAAGACTGGTAAGAAAGGAGATGAAATAGTAGCAGAGGTGCTTGAGAAGGCAAGGCCTCTTGTTGAGTTAAAACCAAGAAGAGTGGGTGGTGCCACCTACCAGATTCCTGTTGAGGTTGAACCTCAGAGAGGAATTACAATAGCACTTATGTGGCTTGTTAAATTTGCAAGAAAAAGAGGCGAAAAGAGGATGGAGCAGAGGCTCGCCAAGGAGATGCTTGATATCCTTCAAGGACAGGGAGCCACAATGAAGAAGAGAGAAGAGACTCACAAGATGGCCGAAGCAAACAGAGCCTTTGCACACTTTAGATGGTAA